The Coffea eugenioides isolate CCC68of chromosome 8, Ceug_1.0, whole genome shotgun sequence genome has a segment encoding these proteins:
- the LOC113781637 gene encoding uncharacterized protein LOC113781637, giving the protein MDPSYAKGASKMLKDRKRQREEKQYNRQLRALSNLLPGSKAELDEVLVVENATKYIKHLEERVDSLERRLDSTIGEEDEQSSVVLSEDTKSDSDSDSSLPQILVYISLRDVIISIQCKNHKNIIWETISEVEKQQLSVISFNTMSFGRAELVINILAKIKEGALINANDLRNDMRLVILKQMED; this is encoded by the exons ATGGATCCTTCATATGCAAAAGGAGCATCCAAAATGCTAAAG GATAGGAAACGCCAGCGGGAAGAGAAACAGTATAATCGGCAGCTCAGAGCTTTGTCAAACCTGCTACCAGGCTCAAAAGCTGAG TTGGATGAGGTATTAGTTGTTGAGAATGCAACTAAGTACATAAAGCACCTTGAAGAACGTGTGGATAGTCTGGAAAGACGGTTGGATAGTACTATTGGCGAAGAAGATGAGCAATCATCAGTTGTATTATCTGAGGATACAAAGTCAGACAGCGATTCTGATTCCTCTCTACCTCAAATTCTTGTGTATATTTCTCTAAGAGATGTGATCATCTCCATTCAATGCAAAAACCACAAGAATATCATCTGGGAGACGATTTCAGAAGTTGAAAAGCAGCAGCTCTCAGTAATCAGTTTCAATACGATGAGTTTTGGTCGTGCTGAGTTGGTTATAAATATTCTTGCTAAG ATTAAGGAAGGAGCCTTGATCAATGCAAATGATCTTCGCAATGATATGCGCTTGGTGATATTAAAGCAAATGGAAGATTAA
- the LOC113781641 gene encoding xanthohumol 4-O-methyltransferase-like, with amino-acid sequence MDTSDEGSKLLHGQAKIWKHLFGFVDSMALKCAVELQIADIIHFHGRPLSLSEISSNITNSSSPNIPYLARIMRLLVRNKIFTSSEVRPGHGGDAPSTILYDLTPASHWLLNNNNQLSLAPFILMENHPWLLSPWHQLSACVREGGIAFQKSHGKEIWDFASQNPEFNMIFNDGMECTGKITVQAVLSGLKSANWDGVESLVDVEGGIGATIAEIVKAYPHIKGINFDLPHVVATAPKYDGVSHVGGDMFDAIPSAQAIFMKWIMHDWDDEDCVKILKNCRRAIPEKTGKIFIVDVVLKPEGDGLFDSVRMKLDLVMIAHASGGKERTEPEWKILLQKGGFPRYNISEIPACLSVIEAYPE; translated from the exons ATGGACACAAGTGATGAAGGATCAAAACTTCTTCATGGCCAAGCGAAGATATGGAAACATTTGTTCGGCTTTGTAGATTCCATGGCCCTAAAATGTGCTGTGGAGCTTCAAATTGCTGACATTATACACTTCCATGGCCGCCCCTTATCCCTGTCCGAAATCTCCTCCAATATCACCAACTCTTCATCCCCAAATATCCCATATCTGGCACGAATCATGAGGTTGTTAGTCCGGAACAAGATCTTCACATCCAGTGAAGTTCGACCGGGTCACGGTGGAGACGCACCCTCCACCATCCTCTACGACCTTACTCCCGCCTCGCACTGGCTGTTAAATAACAACAATCAGTTGAGCTTGGCTCCATTTATCTTAATGGAGAACCATCCATGGCTTTTAAGTCCATGGCATCAGTTGAGTGCTTGTGTAAGAGAAGGTGGCATTGCATTTCAAAAATCTCATGGAAAAGAGATATGGGATTTTGCATCACAAAACCCTGAGTTCAACATGATTTTCAATGATGGGATGGAATGTACTGGGAAGATTACAGTGCAAGCAGTTCTTTCAGGGCTTAAAAGTGCTAACTGGGATGGTGTGGAATCACTTGTGGATGTTGAGGGTGGAATTGGCGCAACCATAGCAGAGATTGTCAAGGCTTATCCACATATCAAAGGAATCAACTTTGATTTGCCACATGTTGTTGCTACAGCACCTAAGTATGATGGAGTTTCTCATGTTGGTGGTGACATGTTTGATGCCATCCCTAGTGCTCAAGCCATCTTCATGAAG TGGATAATGCATGATTGGGATGATGAGGATTGTGTGAAAATATTAAAGAACTGTCGAAGAGCAATACCAGAAAAAACAGGAAAGATCTTCATTGTGGATGTGGTCTTAAAGCCTGAAGGTGATGGGCTATTTGACAGCGTTAGGATGAAACTTGATTTGGTAATGATTGCTCACGCCTCTGGAGGTAAGGAGAGGACTGAACCTGAATGGAAAATACTTCTACAGAAAGGAGGCTTCCCCCGTTACAATATTAGCGAAATTCCAGCTTGCTTATCCGTTATAGAGGCTTATCCAGAATGA